A genomic region of Marinobacter sp. NP-4(2019) contains the following coding sequences:
- a CDS encoding TRAP transporter large permease yields the protein MSSTLVLSVMFIGLLVLLLSGMPLAFVLASLAVLFTIVLWGVDALVLTVLQTFDAMTSDILLAIPLYVLMASVLQRSGIIESLYRAMELWFRRLPGGLAVGTIAICTVMAAMTGIVGAAVAAMGILALPSMLQRGYDQRLALGTICAGGTLGILIPPSIITIVYAATAQISVGKMFAAGIIPGLVLAGLYIAYIVLRAVLDPEKAPRQTEGEFNLREMFASLKSLILPTLIVFAVLGSIYAGIATPTEAAAVGVVGALISSAFQRELHFANLKAAAMDTLRVTTMIMWITIGAKIFVSIFTGTGGADSLLQFIQDLEVNRWLVLLTMMLVLIFLGLFLDEIGIILLCVPVFLPIIDTFGFDPLWFGVLFLITAQMAYITPPFGYTLFYIKGVLPDGIGMETVYRAIVPFLILQLIALTLFMLFPEIVTWLPERIAQPSHS from the coding sequence ATGAGTTCAACACTGGTTCTGTCCGTGATGTTTATTGGCCTGCTGGTGTTGTTGCTCAGCGGTATGCCGCTAGCATTTGTCCTGGCGTCGCTCGCGGTACTTTTCACGATTGTGCTTTGGGGTGTGGATGCCCTGGTGCTGACCGTGCTCCAGACTTTTGACGCCATGACCTCTGATATTCTGCTGGCAATACCGCTGTATGTGCTGATGGCCAGTGTTTTGCAACGTTCCGGAATCATCGAGTCGCTGTATCGGGCCATGGAGCTCTGGTTTCGTCGTCTACCCGGCGGGCTGGCAGTGGGCACCATTGCTATTTGCACAGTGATGGCCGCCATGACTGGGATAGTTGGCGCGGCAGTAGCCGCAATGGGCATTCTGGCATTGCCGTCGATGCTTCAGCGCGGTTACGACCAACGCTTAGCGCTGGGCACCATTTGTGCTGGCGGCACGCTAGGCATTCTGATTCCGCCTTCGATTATCACAATCGTATACGCCGCTACCGCACAAATCTCCGTGGGTAAGATGTTTGCCGCCGGAATTATTCCGGGCCTGGTGCTCGCAGGTCTTTATATTGCCTACATTGTCCTTCGGGCAGTCCTCGACCCAGAAAAGGCGCCGCGACAAACCGAGGGTGAATTCAACCTGCGAGAAATGTTTGCTTCCCTGAAATCGTTGATCTTGCCGACGCTGATCGTGTTCGCTGTGCTGGGTAGCATTTATGCGGGTATCGCTACTCCGACCGAGGCTGCCGCAGTTGGCGTTGTGGGCGCATTAATATCATCTGCGTTTCAGCGAGAGCTGCATTTCGCCAACTTAAAGGCTGCCGCAATGGATACGCTGAGGGTGACCACCATGATCATGTGGATCACCATTGGCGCGAAGATTTTTGTCTCAATCTTTACCGGGACGGGTGGCGCCGATTCCCTGCTGCAATTCATTCAGGACCTGGAAGTGAATCGTTGGCTAGTCCTGCTGACCATGATGTTGGTGCTGATCTTCCTGGGCTTATTCCTCGATGAGATTGGCATAATTTTGCTGTGTGTTCCGGTATTCCTGCCGATCATTGATACCTTCGGTTTCGACCCATTGTGGTTCGGTGTGCTGTTCTTGATTACCGCACAGATGGCCTACATTACGCCCCCCTTTGGTTACACGCTCTTCTATATCAAAGGTGTGTTGCCGGATGGTATCGGTATGGAGACGGTTTACCGAGCTATTGTGCCCTTCCTGATTCTGCAGCTCATCGCCCTGACGCTGTTTATGTTATTCCCTGAGATTGTGACCTGGCTGCCAGAACGGATAGCCCAGCCATCACATTCTTGA
- a CDS encoding TRAP transporter small permease subunit: MAVLFAYCRSITAVNRWIAVAVSLLVFVMVAVITYEVVARYFFDAPTVWAMELSTLLFGPYFLLAGPYLLHTAGHVNVDILYSRLPGRVADILDCFTHTLIAVVAGVFIYYSLPVAMNAYDSGETSFTAWNPAIWPVKALIPVAFSLLLLQALAEAIQAACRGFSREVSA, from the coding sequence ATGGCTGTCTTGTTCGCCTATTGCCGGTCTATCACCGCGGTTAACCGCTGGATAGCCGTTGCAGTGTCCTTACTTGTCTTTGTGATGGTGGCTGTCATCACTTATGAAGTTGTCGCTCGCTACTTTTTCGATGCGCCAACGGTATGGGCGATGGAGTTATCGACTCTTCTGTTTGGTCCTTACTTCTTATTGGCAGGGCCCTACCTCCTCCACACAGCTGGACATGTGAATGTTGATATTCTTTACAGCCGACTCCCCGGGAGGGTTGCAGATATCCTGGATTGCTTCACCCACACGCTCATTGCCGTAGTGGCTGGAGTCTTCATCTACTACAGCTTGCCAGTCGCAATGAATGCCTATGACAGTGGCGAAACCTCTTTCACAGCTTGGAATCCTGCTATCTGGCCTGTGAAGGCCTTGATTCCAGTGGCGTTTTCCCTGCTCCTTCTCCAGGCTTTGGCTGAGGCGATCCAGGCGGCTTGTCGCGGGTTTTCCAGGGAGGTCTCGGCATGA
- a CDS encoding helix-turn-helix domain-containing protein, translated as MIRFRLKELIAEKGFQENRRVTLDEVSRETGIHRTTLSKIANQRGYNTTTEILDKLCMYFDVELQKVAQFVEDPEGEN; from the coding sequence ATGATCAGATTTCGCCTGAAAGAGCTAATCGCAGAGAAAGGATTTCAAGAAAATCGCAGGGTTACGCTGGACGAGGTTTCCAGGGAGACGGGGATCCACAGAACGACACTATCCAAGATAGCGAACCAGCGAGGCTACAACACAACGACCGAAATTTTGGACAAGCTTTGCATGTACTTCGATGTGGAACTGCAAAAAGTGGCGCAGTTTGTTGAGGATCCTGAGGGAGAGAATTAA
- a CDS encoding Arm DNA-binding domain-containing protein, with protein MGSVRVRESTQKLFIDFQYCGQRCREQTALDNTSANRKKLESILKKIEAEITLGTFEYHRYFPNSSKAQEFTKQAEVQRARETHDTPLFETFSKDWLDEMRIQWRRSYISTMEGTLKNYLNPQFGEKEVGHITKKDILEFRASLAKVTTRSGKRLSASRINRIMTPLRMILSEAANRYEFSSPYHGIKSLKVPRTDVEPFGIDEVKQIIDTVRPDFRNYYIVRFFTGMRTGEIDGLQWDHVDFQRRQILVRQALVNGQLEYTKNDGSFRTIEMSQMVIDALNDQKRATGNMDFVFCSRNGGPLSHNNVTKRVWYPLLRHLGLRERRPYQTRHTAATLWLASGESPEWIARQMGHTTTEMLFRVYSRFVPNLTRQDGSAFERLIRQNFDSPSIPETKVSNKDQETVDEQ; from the coding sequence ATGGGTAGTGTGAGAGTGCGTGAAAGCACGCAAAAACTGTTTATCGACTTCCAATACTGCGGACAACGCTGTCGTGAACAAACTGCTTTAGATAACACTTCGGCTAATCGCAAAAAGCTCGAAAGCATACTCAAGAAAATCGAAGCCGAGATCACGCTGGGTACCTTCGAGTATCACCGCTATTTCCCGAATAGTTCCAAGGCCCAGGAGTTCACGAAGCAAGCGGAAGTGCAGCGCGCCAGGGAGACTCACGACACGCCCCTCTTCGAGACCTTCTCAAAGGATTGGCTGGATGAAATGAGAATCCAATGGCGTCGGTCTTACATCAGCACAATGGAGGGTACATTGAAGAACTACCTCAACCCCCAGTTCGGGGAAAAAGAGGTTGGCCACATCACCAAAAAAGACATTCTCGAATTCCGGGCCTCACTCGCCAAAGTTACAACCCGGAGCGGAAAGCGTCTTTCAGCCAGTCGTATCAACCGAATCATGACGCCTTTGCGCATGATCCTTAGTGAAGCAGCCAACCGCTATGAGTTTAGCTCACCCTATCACGGGATTAAATCACTGAAGGTTCCGAGGACGGACGTGGAACCGTTCGGCATTGATGAAGTGAAGCAAATCATCGATACGGTCCGGCCCGACTTCAGGAACTACTACATCGTTCGCTTTTTCACCGGCATGCGCACCGGTGAGATCGACGGTCTGCAATGGGATCACGTGGATTTCCAGCGCAGGCAGATTCTTGTGCGACAAGCGCTGGTCAACGGGCAGTTGGAATACACCAAGAACGATGGTTCCTTCCGCACCATCGAGATGTCGCAAATGGTCATTGACGCACTGAACGATCAGAAACGAGCGACTGGCAACATGGACTTCGTTTTCTGTAGCCGGAACGGTGGCCCTCTCAGCCACAACAACGTCACCAAGCGTGTCTGGTACCCGTTACTGCGGCACCTGGGGCTGCGAGAGCGGCGCCCTTACCAGACCCGCCACACAGCCGCGACGCTTTGGCTGGCATCGGGAGAAAGCCCGGAGTGGATTGCACGGCAGATGGGGCACACAACCACGGAGATGCTTTTCCGGGTGTACTCCCGTTTCGTGCCAAACCTCACTCGCCAGGATGGATCGGCCTTCGAACGTTTGATTCGACAGAACTTCGACAGCCCTTCAATCCCAGAGACAAAAGTATCCAATAAAGACCAGGAGACCGTTGATGAGCAGTAA
- a CDS encoding hydroxymethylglutaryl-CoA reductase, degradative, with protein sequence MKTKTSRIPGLHNLAPKERLKKVVETAGLNQKVLTHLGNTGNLDAATADSMIENVIGTLNIPLGIATNLVIDGEEILVPMATEESSVVAAVCNAARQCRDTGGFTTATSGSLMIAQVQLVGISNPEYARLQILEHKADIKVICDETDPVLLKHGGGFRDIEVRILEGRTGPMVVTHLVVDTRDAMGANAVNSMAEAVAPKIADWTGGRTYLRILSNLADRRLARARATWSLEAIGGAEVRDGILSAYDFADIDPYRAATHNKGVMNGVSAVVLATGNDTRAVEAGAHAYAARSGQYGSLTRWEVDADGNLTGTIEMPMAVGLIGGATRSHPTARIALDIMGVETADRLARIIAAVGLAQNFAALKALATTGIQKGHMALHAKNIAVMVGATGEEVDKVAKELVSLGTVRMDVAEEILKSLRD encoded by the coding sequence ATGAAAACCAAAACATCACGAATTCCTGGACTTCACAATCTGGCTCCCAAAGAACGCCTTAAAAAGGTTGTGGAAACCGCCGGACTGAATCAAAAAGTTCTCACCCACTTGGGTAATACCGGCAATCTGGATGCCGCTACTGCGGATTCGATGATAGAGAATGTCATTGGCACACTGAACATTCCGCTAGGAATCGCGACCAACTTGGTCATTGACGGAGAAGAGATCTTGGTACCCATGGCAACAGAAGAGTCTTCCGTTGTCGCGGCAGTTTGTAATGCAGCTCGCCAATGCCGGGATACCGGGGGATTTACTACGGCTACGTCTGGTTCGCTGATGATTGCTCAAGTGCAGCTGGTGGGTATTAGTAATCCGGAGTACGCCCGTCTGCAGATTCTGGAGCACAAGGCGGATATAAAAGTTATCTGCGACGAAACGGATCCAGTGCTACTCAAGCATGGCGGCGGCTTCAGAGATATTGAAGTCCGTATCCTTGAGGGTCGAACCGGACCTATGGTTGTGACTCATTTGGTCGTAGACACTAGGGATGCTATGGGTGCGAATGCCGTTAACTCTATGGCGGAGGCGGTTGCGCCGAAGATTGCAGACTGGACCGGCGGCCGAACGTACCTTCGTATTCTGTCTAACTTGGCTGACCGACGATTGGCCCGGGCACGGGCTACCTGGTCACTTGAGGCTATTGGCGGAGCTGAGGTGCGTGATGGCATCCTGTCAGCTTACGATTTCGCCGATATCGATCCTTATCGTGCCGCGACCCATAATAAGGGGGTTATGAACGGTGTCAGCGCTGTGGTCTTGGCTACTGGTAATGACACGCGAGCTGTTGAAGCCGGCGCTCACGCCTATGCGGCCCGTTCGGGACAGTATGGTTCTTTGACCCGATGGGAGGTTGATGCTGATGGAAACCTGACAGGCACTATCGAAATGCCGATGGCGGTGGGACTCATTGGTGGGGCTACCCGCTCCCACCCGACAGCGCGCATTGCTCTCGACATTATGGGTGTTGAGACCGCTGACCGTTTGGCCCGAATTATTGCCGCGGTTGGCTTGGCTCAGAACTTTGCCGCACTCAAGGCACTTGCGACCACAGGAATCCAAAAAGGACACATGGCCCTGCATGCGAAAAATATTGCAGTAATGGTTGGTGCCACGGGGGAAGAGGTAGATAAGGTTGCCAAGGAGCTAGTGTCTTTGGGTACGGTTCGTATGGATGTCGCAGAGGAGATTCTCAAGTCTCTCCGGGATTGA
- a CDS encoding TerB N-terminal domain-containing protein translates to MKLDISNRLLVIADVFTVERMKDQDLDPPPFKSYFATRNDLDRNQLNFYDSWCEQWRKGNAVPVRGQVSYLFCYVRERLNGDPRAVAAELGKLIRAYPDEPQFLEIIKRWQSDCYALLGDFTSALAAFPTIEVDARSTAQSDRLLSLKLQTGDRVSGRDILALTGPKVTKWGKDHIDQVAQFLDIQLAALEQNEGRNLLNEWAHECHQSPYHAFVGTSSLLEVGIPLFSISLRSDVAEFVRAQTREAENSVREEMNIPRVGEGWIGETELFYALRGALPDTDVVQHARPKWLGRQHLDVFIPAHAVAFEYQGLQHDQPVAFFGGQEAFEQTQKRDAEKKRKCSKHGVRLIEVRPGYSLEQLLSNILSD, encoded by the coding sequence GTGAAGCTCGACATTAGTAACCGGTTGCTGGTCATTGCTGATGTCTTTACTGTCGAAAGGATGAAAGACCAAGACTTAGATCCACCACCGTTCAAATCCTATTTCGCCACCAGAAACGATCTCGATCGCAACCAACTTAACTTCTACGACAGCTGGTGTGAGCAGTGGAGGAAGGGCAATGCGGTGCCTGTTCGCGGACAGGTCAGTTACCTGTTCTGCTATGTCAGGGAGCGATTGAACGGCGACCCGAGGGCCGTCGCTGCCGAACTTGGTAAGCTGATCCGCGCTTATCCTGATGAGCCGCAGTTTTTGGAAATCATTAAACGCTGGCAGTCAGACTGCTATGCTCTGCTTGGAGATTTTACCTCGGCGCTGGCCGCTTTCCCGACTATCGAAGTTGACGCCCGTTCCACGGCACAGTCAGATCGCCTCCTTAGCCTCAAACTCCAGACGGGAGATCGCGTCTCCGGCCGAGATATTCTTGCCTTAACCGGCCCCAAGGTAACGAAATGGGGTAAGGACCACATTGACCAAGTCGCTCAATTTCTTGATATACAGCTGGCAGCTCTCGAACAGAATGAAGGGCGCAACCTCTTGAACGAATGGGCACATGAATGCCATCAATCTCCATACCATGCATTTGTTGGTACGTCCTCGCTGCTGGAAGTAGGAATTCCCCTTTTTTCGATCAGTCTTCGTTCTGATGTCGCTGAATTCGTGCGTGCCCAAACTCGGGAAGCGGAGAACAGCGTGCGTGAAGAAATGAACATTCCTCGTGTCGGAGAGGGTTGGATTGGAGAAACCGAATTGTTTTACGCCTTACGCGGTGCACTTCCGGATACCGACGTGGTTCAGCACGCCCGTCCAAAGTGGTTGGGTCGTCAGCACCTCGATGTCTTTATTCCAGCCCACGCCGTCGCATTTGAATATCAGGGTTTGCAGCACGATCAGCCGGTAGCGTTTTTCGGTGGGCAAGAGGCCTTTGAGCAAACTCAAAAGCGCGACGCGGAGAAGAAGCGCAAGTGCAGCAAGCACGGCGTTCGATTGATTGAGGTGCGTCCTGGATACAGCCTCGAACAACTTCTCTCGAATATATTGAGCGATTAA
- a CDS encoding tyrosine-type recombinase/integrase has translation MTPMESIWNEFLALELKPGTRQVAEELRAFLSGSELAGAEILSGRSEKAFEAGFMWPLEKSIHETLGKSSDVRFGKLLRAFVEFANRVGGRDFPLPAVPIRLEPHRSVFQTFRPVEAERAERWRLSLIDWIETVSVSKLEPRLGIGALIVSAALNSGLVDSGALHKLLQSIPEKLTVLAGRAYLDLELPWRGSESLERRRWFPDPMSEMIFLRLKPEENEPLRHQTPAKALWPFLRRWFERCKGVESPPKNFSDFMTASKALTYHELPVNIGAYMAREHVSHSLRPEVWQRLHGVYSTASLTVDSVEDPCDEQTLPETGASQEEVETFEWAQALWEILKGSDRELVAQKLRNQLDDSQHVVSRSERMLAAWALHLCTRPAASGKRLALSTIRQYVRQTGTRLAALAGDGDISNYDIAEFEELYTEVLADAQSAGFRNQLCVGLREFHHFLAHDYGVPKLSEVMNLGGGSILHPVDANLITLDDYHEIRRRIRDAELELVAPDLPTIVELIFVLGFRCGLRRMETLMLRLEDIHLMGRSAIIVRRYAGHRLKTANAKRQIPIHALLDDGELSLLKAWVEYRRSEEQERPSTAALFAVPSRGWIPVRQEKVMPILHQLMREVTGDQSLRYHHLRHSFASWTFLRLILAHHGKRTTLFPDQPMTERWLDQSSEFAEQLLKTRHRPDLYAVARLLGHSGPDMSLEHYIHTMDLAALALDERRDMFSEKTLAATSGVSISSVYRLLNKAGVQGLLGRFRNSYPDRANVLWPTEKPSAKVKPEQQTLRDRLMSIEKYLKFRQRTSIEQEVLAERLGLSVEACQLLEERSAYLAGLRSNTLRTQSSRHRFPSVNEEEARDDSIRLHTEPRTRSSKALFESLLDRVEELLHDNSDLVWEVVEYYIHNQWKTATSLIFRDPQKPEMARKFLQFLEALGFPRRSLSFTNRDVRDRSPYRALWKKQLGLTYRDTIETRAPANKHRKVEARWLFIGLEFGNDSERDQSRSFGFRYCMVMLAMAAPVLRSEQAIDDAHEQPMWASSDKPSEPGVIPAA, from the coding sequence ATGACACCGATGGAATCTATCTGGAATGAATTTTTGGCTCTAGAGCTGAAACCGGGTACGCGGCAGGTTGCTGAAGAGCTCAGGGCATTCCTCTCTGGTAGTGAGTTGGCCGGGGCTGAAATCTTGTCCGGACGATCTGAAAAAGCCTTCGAGGCCGGATTCATGTGGCCATTGGAGAAGAGTATTCACGAAACCTTGGGTAAGAGCTCCGATGTGCGTTTTGGCAAGCTTCTTCGCGCCTTCGTTGAATTCGCCAACCGCGTTGGCGGACGTGACTTTCCGTTGCCAGCTGTGCCGATCCGGCTCGAGCCTCATCGCAGCGTGTTTCAGACTTTTCGTCCCGTTGAAGCCGAGCGTGCAGAGCGATGGCGTTTGTCTTTGATCGACTGGATTGAAACCGTTTCCGTCAGCAAGCTAGAACCACGTCTGGGCATCGGAGCGCTCATCGTCAGTGCTGCCCTCAACAGCGGTCTGGTTGATTCAGGAGCGTTGCATAAGCTTCTGCAGAGCATCCCCGAGAAACTGACCGTTCTCGCGGGGCGAGCCTATCTGGATCTTGAATTGCCTTGGCGCGGCTCAGAGAGTCTGGAGCGGCGGCGGTGGTTTCCCGACCCTATGTCGGAGATGATTTTTCTTCGGCTTAAACCGGAGGAAAATGAACCGCTTCGGCATCAAACGCCGGCGAAAGCGTTGTGGCCGTTTCTACGCCGATGGTTCGAGCGCTGCAAGGGTGTAGAGAGCCCGCCTAAAAACTTCTCAGACTTCATGACGGCCAGTAAAGCACTGACCTATCACGAGCTACCGGTGAACATCGGCGCCTATATGGCGCGGGAGCACGTTAGTCACTCGCTGCGACCAGAGGTTTGGCAGCGCCTGCACGGTGTTTACTCGACAGCCTCGCTAACTGTCGACTCTGTAGAGGACCCGTGCGATGAGCAGACCTTGCCGGAGACAGGTGCCTCCCAGGAGGAGGTGGAAACCTTTGAATGGGCGCAGGCTCTCTGGGAAATCTTGAAAGGCAGTGACCGGGAGCTCGTTGCGCAGAAGCTCAGAAATCAGCTCGACGACAGCCAGCATGTTGTTAGCCGAAGTGAGCGCATGCTAGCGGCCTGGGCCCTTCATTTGTGCACACGGCCCGCGGCATCAGGAAAACGGCTTGCGCTTTCGACTATTCGACAGTACGTGAGGCAGACGGGAACCCGCCTGGCCGCTCTGGCGGGTGATGGTGATATCTCGAACTACGACATCGCAGAATTCGAAGAGCTTTATACGGAAGTGCTTGCGGACGCCCAGAGCGCAGGATTTCGAAATCAGCTGTGCGTTGGGTTGCGCGAATTTCATCACTTTTTGGCACACGACTATGGTGTTCCAAAGCTTTCAGAAGTGATGAACCTGGGAGGAGGCTCGATCTTACATCCGGTCGATGCAAACCTGATCACTCTGGATGACTATCACGAGATCCGACGGCGTATAAGGGATGCCGAACTGGAGCTAGTCGCGCCCGACCTTCCAACGATTGTGGAACTGATCTTTGTGTTGGGCTTCCGGTGTGGGTTGCGGCGGATGGAAACATTGATGCTGCGACTTGAAGACATCCACCTGATGGGGCGATCCGCCATTATCGTTCGTCGATACGCCGGGCATCGATTGAAGACCGCAAATGCCAAGCGGCAGATACCCATCCATGCGCTTCTGGATGACGGTGAGCTTAGTCTCCTCAAGGCATGGGTGGAATATCGTCGCAGCGAGGAGCAAGAACGACCTTCTACTGCTGCATTATTTGCCGTTCCGAGCAGGGGATGGATACCGGTCAGACAGGAAAAGGTCATGCCGATTCTGCACCAGCTGATGCGTGAGGTGACAGGTGATCAGTCCCTCCGATACCACCACCTACGCCACAGTTTTGCCAGCTGGACGTTTCTTAGACTGATTCTTGCGCATCACGGGAAGAGGACGACGCTCTTTCCTGATCAGCCAATGACAGAGCGATGGCTGGATCAATCGTCCGAATTTGCCGAGCAGTTGCTGAAGACACGGCATCGCCCGGACTTGTATGCGGTCGCTCGGCTGCTTGGACACTCCGGTCCGGACATGAGCCTTGAACACTACATTCACACGATGGACCTGGCCGCGCTTGCCCTGGATGAGCGCAGGGATATGTTTAGCGAAAAAACACTGGCTGCGACTTCCGGCGTTTCAATCTCATCAGTCTATCGGCTATTGAATAAGGCCGGTGTTCAGGGCCTGTTGGGTAGGTTCAGGAATTCATACCCAGACCGGGCGAATGTGCTGTGGCCGACGGAAAAACCATCTGCGAAAGTTAAGCCCGAGCAACAGACGTTACGGGATCGGCTGATGTCGATCGAGAAATACCTGAAGTTTCGCCAACGGACTTCGATTGAGCAGGAGGTTCTGGCGGAACGATTAGGCCTAAGCGTTGAAGCATGTCAATTATTGGAAGAGCGCTCAGCATACCTTGCAGGTCTTAGAAGCAATACGCTGCGAACACAAAGCTCAAGGCATCGGTTTCCCAGCGTCAACGAGGAAGAGGCGAGAGATGATTCAATCCGTTTGCATACTGAGCCAAGGACCCGGAGTAGCAAGGCGCTGTTTGAGAGCTTACTGGATCGTGTCGAAGAGTTGCTTCATGACAATTCCGACCTGGTTTGGGAAGTCGTCGAGTACTACATCCACAATCAGTGGAAGACGGCAACCTCACTTATATTTCGGGACCCTCAGAAACCAGAGATGGCAAGAAAATTTCTTCAGTTTCTTGAGGCTCTTGGTTTTCCCCGGCGCAGTCTGAGCTTCACCAATCGTGATGTTCGGGATCGGTCGCCCTACCGTGCGCTCTGGAAAAAGCAGCTGGGACTTACTTACCGAGATACGATCGAAACCAGAGCTCCCGCAAACAAACACAGGAAAGTGGAAGCCCGATGGTTGTTTATTGGTCTGGAATTTGGAAATGACAGTGAACGTGATCAAAGCCGTTCGTTCGGGTTTCGTTATTGTATGGTGATGCTGGCAATGGCCGCGCCCGTGTTGCGGTCTGAGCAGGCTATTGATGATGCCCACGAGCAGCCGATGTGGGCATCCTCTGATAAACCCTCAGAGCCAGGGGTTATCCCGGCTGCCTAG